A window of Panicum virgatum strain AP13 chromosome 8K, P.virgatum_v5, whole genome shotgun sequence contains these coding sequences:
- the LOC120645376 gene encoding translation initiation factor IF-2-like, translated as MPPSPAHGGGRARPAHGRARQRRLAGPHPRLVPASVAASWPRGSPGASPASLVGARFPRLAGPRPPPPAWPRLLAARCGGGGGWPARRPAHGRARPRRRLAAACRPAAARASRGSPARVRPHQRGRASWPRAAAAAAGRLAGPHTGAPAPAGAWPRLAGPQPRALPAARRPASAPTSVAARCGNGGWPARARPHRRLARLAAPACA; from the coding sequence aTGCCGCCCTCACcggcccacggcggcgggcgtgcCCGCCCTGCGCATGgccgcgcgcggcagcggcggcttgcTGGGCCTCACCCGCGCCTCGTCCCCGCCAGCGTCGCAGCCTCCTGGCCGCGTGGCTCGCCGGGCGCGTCGCCAGCGTCCCTTGTGGGCGCGCGCttcccgcggctcgccggcccaCGTCCGCCCCCACCAGCGTGGCCGCGCCTCCTAGccgcgcgctgcggcggcggcggcggctggccggcTCGCCGGCCCGCACACGGGCGCGCCCGGCCCCGCCGGCGCCTGGCCGCGGCTTGCCGGCCCGCAGCCGCGCGCGCttcccgcggctcgccggcccgcGTCCGCCCCCACCAGCGTGGCCGCGCCTCCTGGccgcgcgctgcggcggcggcggctggccggcTCGCCGGCCCGCACACGGGCgcgcccgcccccgccggcgcctgGCCGCGGCTTGCCGGCCCGCAGCCGCGCGCGCTTCCCGCGGCTCGCCGCCCCGCGTCCGCCCCCACCAGCGTGGCCGCGCGCTGCGGCAACGGCGGCTGGCCGGCCCGCGCCCGCCCCCACCGGCGCCTGGCGCGGCTCGCCGCCCCCGCCTGCGCCTGA